The stretch of DNA CGTCACCGAGGTCGACGTCATCAACGGCGGCGTCTCCTCGACCGCCGCGGCAGTCGGCGTCCCGAGCCCGCTGAACTCCCGCATCGTCGAACTCGTCCACGACTGCGAACGCGGACTCCGCGAGCCGGGCCGCGACACCCTGGCCGCTCTGGCCACCGTCCCCGCCTGACGGCACACCGCTGAGAACCCCTCCCCCAACCAAGGAATCGAGACCATGAACGACACCGTCATCATCACCTGCGCGCTCACCGGCGGAATGACCGTCCCCGCCCAGAGCAAGGCCATCCCGATCACCGTCGACCAGATCGTCGAGGAAGGGGTGAAGGCGGCCGAGGCCGGTGCCTCCGTCCTGCACGTGCACGTGCGCGAGGAGGAGACCGGGCGACCAGTCGCAGACCTCGACCTGTTCGAGCGCGCACTGTCCGAGCTGAGGAAGAACACCGACGCCGTCCTCCAGCCCACTACCGGGGGCGGGCGAGGCATGACCGTCGAAGAGCGCGCCTCGGTTCTGAAGTTCCGTCCCGAGATGGCCACCTTCAACGCCGGCAGCTTCAACTTCGGCCTCTTCCCCGTCGCCTCCCGCGACCTGCCGTTCGCGGACTGGGAACGCGACTACCTCGAGGGCACCACCGACTACATCTTCAAGAACACCTTCGAGGACATGACGTACATGGCGCAGCAGATGCGCGAGTCGGATACCCGGCCCGAGATCGAGGTCTACGACGTCGGGCAGATCTTCAACCTCGAACAGCTGGTCAAGGACGGGGTGCTGGAGGCTCCGTTCAACCTGCAGTTCGTGCTCGGGGTACTCGGCGCGAACGCTGCCGAGCCCGACCAGCTCATCCACATGCTGCGCACCGCCGAGCGTGTGCTCGGCAAGGACTCGTTCACCTGGTCGGCTGCCGGTGTGGGATACCGCGGCGAGTTCAACCTCGCCGCACTGTCATTGATGCTCGGCGGCAACGTGCGCGTCGGACTCGAGGACAACCTCCGCATCAGCAAGCGCGAACAGGCCACGTCCAACGCGCAGCTCGTGCGGAAGGTGGTGGACCTCGCCGCCATGTTCGACCGGACCCCCGCCACACCGGACGAGGCACGTGCGCACCTGGGCCTGAAGGGTTCGGCCGCGGTCGCGTTCTAAGCCTCGGTCCGACCTGAGCCCATCCGACTACCGGAGAATTGCATCAGGCGACCGACAGAGCACGCCCGCCACTGGCTCTAATGTATTCGGAATGAGTGACACGGATCCGGCAGCGGTCGACGTTGATCAGCTCGACGACGGCGACTGCTACTGGATCGTCGGGAGCGGCAGCAAGCGATCGGGCCGCAACCAGGTGGAGGACTTCCAGGCGTCCGGTGAGTGGCGAATGGATCCCGATCCCCGTTACGAGCCCAAGGTCATCGACATGCGGGTGGGCGAACGCATCACCGTCCGGACACGGAAGAACGTGACGGACGACGTGCCGTTCGACCGCCGTGACAACTCGATGTCGGTCATGGACTTCCATCTGCGCGGTGTCATCACCGACAACCCGGGCGACGGGTGCTCGGTCAAGGTGGAGTGGGAGAAGGCCGCCCCCACGCCGAGGCGGTACTACCTGTACACCAGCCAGGACACGGTGTGGCCGGTCGGCCGCAACATGCGCCCTGAGTGGGACGACCTCATCGCTTTCGCGTTCGACGATCAAGACCAGGACATCGACTACTTCCGCAACCTGCAGTTCTGGGCGCCGCGCTTCGGGGACAGGTGACACGCTCGCGAGCTTTCTGGGTACAAGTTCTTCGGTACGACATCGCGTATTCCCCGAGCGAATGCCGCGCGACCGACGGATGGATGAACGTCAGGGCGACACACATCGAACGGCACACGGACTGGACCTGCGCGTCACCACCCCACGTGGCGTGGCCGTGACCCGGGTCGGCTACGCAGAGCCACTCGACTCGGTCGACCAGTTACGTGCGGCGACAGTCGCTTTGACCAATCAAGCCCGGGCACTGACCGGGCTGTGAACCCACACCCGCGGCGACTGGGCTGAACCGCCGGTTGCCGCGGGATCCTCCCAAGGTGTGATCAGGTTCCCTCCCGGGGTTGATACCGCCGTCGGCGCGCCCGGCAAAATTCTTGTTGTCAGCAAAACCCCTCTCAACAAGGAGATTCACATGTCGACCACGACGCACCCATCGCCGAGTGCAGATACTTCTCCGATCACGGCACGGTCCAAGTTCCCGCGCCGGGGATGACGGTGACGTCGATGCCAGGGAAGCCCGCGGAGTGGAACGTCGCACCAGCGACCACGAGACCGGATCCGGTCACTACGCTGACCGGATTGTTGCCCGCAACGTCTGTGGTTCCGCCAGCACCGGTACTGACGTTCCGCCAATGCACGAAGCACGCACACCCCGTGTTGGAAATCGCAGAGTTGCTGCCGGAGAAGGTGGTAATTCCCGGCGACATCGTGTCGGTCGATGCGACAACGTCCATCCTGCTGGTGGGCCAGTAGGCCAGTGCGCTGATGTGAATTCCCGCCACGGGAATGGGCAAAGTCGTATCAACCGGCGCCGCGGATACCGATGCAGCACCGAAGGCGTAGATTCCGACCACGGAAGAAACCGCGACCATCACGATCGACGGGCCACCACGCATGACTCGCGGCAAGGCTCTCATTGCGAACTCCTGACTCCGTCGGCGTATGAATGGACCTGCCCTCTACATCCGAAGCCGGTAGTGGGCCGTTACCACCACTCTCGGGTTGCCCCCGGTACGACACAGCCTGCCGCAGCTTTTTCGAACTGGCCAGAAACAGAACGCTGGCAACGGCTGCAGACGACGGCTGAGCTTCACGCTCGCCGCATTACCCGACTGGGTGACCACGTAGTGGACCACGTGGTCACCCGCCTGTGTGCAACGCGCGAACCGACCATTGTGATTCAGGTCATACCGCGATCTCGTCCCCGCCGGAAGGTGGGGTGACGCAGAGCCGAGTTGCATACCAGGAAGGTCATTTCCATGACGCAAACCGTTGATCGATCCGTGTCCGTTCTCGCCGATTCGGAGCCTGTCGACTATCTCGCCCGGGCGAAGGCGGTCGCTCGCGTCGTCGAGCAGGAGGCGGATGCGATCGAGCGTGACGCGACGATCACCCGGCCCGTCTACGAGGCGCTCGCGGAGGCAGAGCTGTTCTGGACCCTCGTCCCGACCGAGTTCGGCGGCGGCGGGCTGGGCATCGTGCAGGCACTCGAAGTGATCGAGGAGATCTCGCGGGCCGACGCGTCGACGGGCTGGGCGCTGATGGCCAACTCCTTCAGCACCGGCATCGCCGCCGGGTTCATGAACGACGAAGGCGCCCGCGAGATGTTCGGCGGCCCGGACCGGGGTATCACCGCCGGCATGATCATGCCCACCGGCAAGGCCGTCCGCGTCGAGGGCGGTTACCGCGTCACCGGCCGCTACCAGTTCGCGAGCGGATCGGCGCACGCCACCTGGATCGGCGCGGGTTTCGTCGTCCACGACGACAACGGCAACCCCATTGTGGACGAGGCCGGCACCCCCGACTGCCGGGTCGGCTTCCTGCCGCGGGCCGACGTCGAGTTCCTCGGCAACTGGAACGTGATGGGACTGGTCTGCACGGGCAGCTACGACTACGCCGTCCACGACCGCTTCATCCCGGACAAGTTCACGATGGAGACGTTCTCCACCACCCCGGTCCGCTCCGAGGCCGTGTACCGGCTGGGCTTGCTCGGCATCGGCGTCGGCGGGCACGCGCCCGTGGCACTGGGTCTGGCGAAGCGGGCGCTCGAGGAGATCGTCCGGATCGTCGCGAACAAGGCGCGCCCCGGCTACGCCACCGTCGTCGGAGAATCGGAACTGTTCCGCCGCGAGTTCAGCAAATACGAAGCGCTGTACCAGGCAACGCGCCTGTACGTGTACGCCGCCCACGAGGACGCCGAGGCCAGCGCGCGGGCCGGTGTGGAGATCACCGACGAGCAGCGCGCCCGGTTGCGTCAGGTGATCACCTGGTCGCAGGAGGTGGCCGGCGAGATCGTCGGCTTCGCGCACCGCTGGGCCGGCAGCCAGTCGATCCGCAACCCCAGCGCGCTCGGCCGGTGCGTCCGTGACGCCGCAGTCGCGACGCAGCACATGCTGGTCGATCAGATCACGCTCGTCGACGCCGCCACCCCGATCATGCGCGCATACACCGTCTGAACACCCCCAATTCATTTACAACGGAAGGACCCCTGATGGGACAGCTTGAAGGCATGGTCGCGCTGGTGACGGGAGCCGCACGAGGGCAGGGGCGCTCGCATGCCATCCGGCTCGCGGAAGAGGGCGCCGACGTCATCATCGTCGACCTCTGCGCCAAGCCGGCAACGACGAAGTACCGCGGGGCGACGGAGGACGACCTCCAGGAAACCGCCCGGCACATCGAGAAGTTCGGGCAGCGTGCTCATGTCGCGGTCGCCGACGTGCGGTCGCTGACTCAGCTCCAGGACGTGGTCGCCGAGGGTGTCGCGAAGCTCGGGCGCCTCGACACCGTGGTCGCCAACGCCGGCATCTTCTCGTCCGCTCCCCTGCACGAGCTCACCGAGGAGCAGTGGGACGAAATGGTCGACATCAACCTGTCGGGCGTATGGAAGACCATGCGCGCGACCGTCCCCGTCCTGATCGAGCAGGGCGAGGGCGGATCGATCGTGCTGATCAGCTCGACCGGCGGCCTGCAGGGCTTCCCGAACTTCGCGCACTACGTCGCCGCGAAGCACGGGGTCACCGGGCTCGCCCGAACCGCCGCCAATGAGCTGGGCGCCCATAGCATTCGGTGCAACTCCATCCATCCCACGTCGGTGCTGACGGACATGATCGACAACGAGGACATGTACCGTCTGTTCCGTCCCGACCTGGAGACGCCCACGCACGAGGACTTCCGTGAGGCGTGCGAGACGGCGATGAACGTGCTGCCGACGCCGTGGATCGAGCCGGTCGACGTCAGCAATGCCGTGGTGTGGCTGGCGTCGGACGCGGCTCGTTACGTCACCGGCATCGCCATGCCCGTCGACGCCGGAGCCCTCAACAAGGTCTGACCCGCCGAGTCACGCGAGTGCGGGGCACCCGGAACTAGGCCGGGGTGCCCCGCCCCGCGTGCGCGAACGCTGCGGCGATCTCGTGACGCCTGCTCATTCCCAGCTTCTCCAAAATGTGTTCGACGTGCCCTTCCACCGTGCGCGGCGACAGCACCAGCTTGGCGGCGATCTCCTTGTTGGTCATGCCGGCGGCCACGTGCGCCGCCACCTCCTGTTCCCGCGGGGAAAGTGTGTCTTCCGGGCGTGTGCGACCCGCCGGAACCTCATCACCGGACGGCACCGACTCCCCGAAGACGAATCCGGTGATCTCCGAGACCGACATCGCGGCTCCGCTGGTGTGGCA from Rhodococcus opacus B4 encodes:
- a CDS encoding 3-keto-5-aminohexanoate cleavage protein, translating into MNDTVIITCALTGGMTVPAQSKAIPITVDQIVEEGVKAAEAGASVLHVHVREEETGRPVADLDLFERALSELRKNTDAVLQPTTGGGRGMTVEERASVLKFRPEMATFNAGSFNFGLFPVASRDLPFADWERDYLEGTTDYIFKNTFEDMTYMAQQMRESDTRPEIEVYDVGQIFNLEQLVKDGVLEAPFNLQFVLGVLGANAAEPDQLIHMLRTAERVLGKDSFTWSAAGVGYRGEFNLAALSLMLGGNVRVGLEDNLRISKREQATSNAQLVRKVVDLAAMFDRTPATPDEARAHLGLKGSAAVAF
- a CDS encoding mycofactocin-coupled SDR family oxidoreductase produces the protein MGQLEGMVALVTGAARGQGRSHAIRLAEEGADVIIVDLCAKPATTKYRGATEDDLQETARHIEKFGQRAHVAVADVRSLTQLQDVVAEGVAKLGRLDTVVANAGIFSSAPLHELTEEQWDEMVDINLSGVWKTMRATVPVLIEQGEGGSIVLISSTGGLQGFPNFAHYVAAKHGVTGLARTAANELGAHSIRCNSIHPTSVLTDMIDNEDMYRLFRPDLETPTHEDFREACETAMNVLPTPWIEPVDVSNAVVWLASDAARYVTGIAMPVDAGALNKV
- a CDS encoding acyl-CoA dehydrogenase family protein, translated to MTQTVDRSVSVLADSEPVDYLARAKAVARVVEQEADAIERDATITRPVYEALAEAELFWTLVPTEFGGGGLGIVQALEVIEEISRADASTGWALMANSFSTGIAAGFMNDEGAREMFGGPDRGITAGMIMPTGKAVRVEGGYRVTGRYQFASGSAHATWIGAGFVVHDDNGNPIVDEAGTPDCRVGFLPRADVEFLGNWNVMGLVCTGSYDYAVHDRFIPDKFTMETFSTTPVRSEAVYRLGLLGIGVGGHAPVALGLAKRALEEIVRIVANKARPGYATVVGESELFRREFSKYEALYQATRLYVYAAHEDAEASARAGVEITDEQRARLRQVITWSQEVAGEIVGFAHRWAGSQSIRNPSALGRCVRDAAVATQHMLVDQITLVDAATPIMRAYTV